A genomic window from Alkalihalobacillus sp. AL-G includes:
- a CDS encoding DUF3892 domain-containing protein, translating into MAKERFTAVRKDDNGKIQMFQTSSGREVPYEEAIKEIDDEMIEGVNVVREEDGETYIRSNPDNRRDNNLDGLPIF; encoded by the coding sequence ATGGCAAAGGAACGTTTTACAGCGGTACGAAAAGATGACAATGGAAAAATTCAAATGTTTCAGACAAGCTCTGGCCGAGAAGTGCCCTATGAAGAAGCGATCAAAGAAATCGATGATGAGATGATTGAAGGCGTTAATGTTGTCAGGGAAGAGGATGGAGAAACGTATATTCGTTCGAATCCCGATAACCGGAGAGACAATAATTTAGACGGATTACCGATTTTTTAA
- a CDS encoding NAD(P)-dependent oxidoreductase: MVSENLSTIGFVGTGVMGKSMANNLLNEGYSVLVHTRTKAKAEELIEKGAIWKDSVADLASEANVTISMVGYPSDVEEIYFGEKGIIKNAIANSYIIDMTTSSPSLAEKIYEEAHSRHVHSLDAPVSGGDIGAKSGKLAIMVGGDPEVFDAVKPIFDVMGENIVLQGNAGSGQHTKLCNQIAIASNMIGVCEAIVYAEKAGLDPLKVLESITTGAAGSWSLSNLAPRMIRDDYDPGFYIKHFIKDMSIALESAKDMEMLTPGLELSLSLYQSLAEKGEEEKGTQALIKWFQQK; this comes from the coding sequence GTGGTGAGTGAAAATTTATCAACGATAGGTTTTGTTGGAACAGGTGTTATGGGAAAGAGCATGGCTAATAACTTATTGAATGAAGGATATTCGGTCCTTGTACATACACGAACCAAAGCGAAGGCGGAAGAACTTATCGAAAAAGGGGCCATATGGAAGGATTCTGTAGCTGATCTTGCCTCTGAAGCAAATGTCACCATCTCTATGGTCGGTTACCCAAGTGATGTAGAGGAAATATACTTTGGAGAGAAAGGGATCATAAAGAACGCGATTGCAAATTCTTATATCATCGACATGACTACGTCAAGTCCTTCCTTGGCTGAAAAAATCTATGAAGAAGCGCATTCTAGACATGTCCATTCACTTGATGCTCCTGTGTCCGGTGGTGATATCGGGGCTAAAAGCGGGAAGTTGGCGATAATGGTTGGTGGTGATCCGGAAGTGTTTGATGCCGTAAAACCAATCTTTGACGTGATGGGAGAAAATATCGTTCTTCAGGGAAATGCAGGTTCCGGGCAACATACTAAACTGTGCAACCAGATTGCGATCGCTTCGAATATGATCGGTGTATGCGAAGCGATTGTGTATGCGGAAAAAGCAGGTTTGGATCCTTTGAAAGTGCTTGAGAGTATTACAACTGGTGCTGCAGGTAGCTGGTCCTTAAGTAACTTAGCTCCTCGAATGATTAGGGATGATTATGATCCTGGATTCTATATCAAACATTTTATAAAAGATATGAGCATTGCGCTTGAATCAGCAAAGGATATGGAAATGTTGACGCCTGGACTTGAATTATCGCTATCTCTTTATCAATCATTAGCGGAAAAAGGCGAAGAAGAGAAGG
- a CDS encoding serine hydrolase, whose translation MENKRWIDSFEGYVEKVINKYELPGAAIGFARDGVPLYEKGFGYRDVEKQLGVTSDTVFGIASVTKSFTCVAIMQLQEQGRLSVHDPIVKYLPEFQTPDKTRIPQITVHHLMTHTSGLPPLSSLVFAMKRSMESDTSVGDYPGLKWDKEKEEPIDTYEELMEFIANSEFELLGKPGTEFSYSNDGYALLGAIIERVSGKSYEMYIKEQILQPAGMDNSTFDLDDLEGYHDITNLYATKNEDGKKEVYAAPIWWDAPSMRAAGFLKSTVRDMLKYAGIFQNAGVVGKARILSVESVKQMTEPYVECEPGRYYGYGLMITPDFHGVKLVEHGGSLKAISSQLVMVPEKGLSGIILTNLAGVPAYKLALSALNCIQGLPVDSTHNTFKDYEIAEKHLPQYTGQYTTNEGAQIVIGLEEGKLTFTTLDESYPIRAVGESLFVVDLKDSEAPLRMLYDDEGEVKGITFGFRQLLKVKEEKVKEEVTK comes from the coding sequence ATGGAAAATAAGAGATGGATCGATTCGTTTGAAGGATATGTGGAAAAGGTCATTAATAAATATGAACTTCCAGGTGCGGCCATCGGTTTTGCAAGGGATGGGGTGCCTTTGTATGAGAAAGGGTTTGGATATCGTGATGTTGAAAAACAGCTGGGTGTAACATCTGATACGGTGTTTGGAATTGCCTCTGTAACGAAGTCCTTTACGTGTGTAGCAATCATGCAGCTGCAAGAACAAGGGAGGTTATCGGTTCACGATCCAATCGTAAAATATTTGCCGGAATTTCAAACCCCTGATAAAACAAGAATTCCGCAAATTACAGTTCACCACTTAATGACACATACCTCCGGGTTACCACCGTTGTCTTCTTTGGTCTTTGCAATGAAACGAAGTATGGAATCAGATACATCTGTCGGGGATTATCCTGGACTAAAATGGGACAAGGAAAAGGAAGAGCCAATTGATACATACGAGGAGTTAATGGAATTCATCGCTAATTCAGAGTTTGAATTACTAGGGAAACCTGGGACAGAATTCAGTTATTCGAATGATGGTTATGCCTTACTCGGGGCAATTATCGAGCGAGTCAGCGGTAAATCCTATGAAATGTATATAAAAGAACAGATCTTGCAACCGGCTGGGATGGACAATAGTACATTTGACTTGGATGATCTTGAAGGATACCACGATATAACGAACCTTTATGCGACGAAAAATGAAGACGGAAAAAAGGAAGTATACGCAGCTCCGATTTGGTGGGATGCTCCATCGATGAGAGCGGCAGGTTTTTTGAAATCAACGGTTCGAGACATGCTGAAGTACGCTGGAATTTTCCAAAATGCTGGTGTAGTTGGCAAAGCGAGAATTCTTTCTGTAGAAAGCGTCAAGCAAATGACGGAACCCTATGTTGAATGTGAACCAGGGAGGTACTATGGTTACGGATTGATGATTACACCTGATTTTCATGGTGTAAAATTGGTCGAGCATGGTGGCAGTCTAAAGGCGATTTCTTCACAGCTGGTGATGGTCCCGGAAAAAGGGTTATCTGGAATTATTCTCACGAACCTGGCAGGGGTTCCTGCATACAAACTGGCGTTATCTGCTTTGAACTGTATACAAGGGCTTCCTGTCGACTCGACACACAATACATTCAAAGATTATGAGATTGCTGAAAAACACCTTCCTCAATATACGGGTCAATATACGACAAATGAAGGTGCTCAAATAGTGATTGGACTCGAGGAAGGAAAACTAACGTTTACGACTCTAGACGAAAGCTATCCAATCCGTGCTGTTGGTGAAAGTCTTTTTGTCGTCGATCTAAAGGATTCTGAAGCTCCTTTACGGATGTTATATGATGATGAAGGCGAAGTAAAAGGGATTACCTTCGGCTTCCGACAACTTTTAAAAGTAAAGGAAGAAAAGGTAAAAGAAGAAGTTACCAAATAA
- a CDS encoding FMN-dependent NADH-azoreductase — translation MAEVLYISANPKSVEDSFGLSVGEEFVNAYREANPEDEVIRLDLYQYDIPYIDTDVFNGWGKLQQGTAYDELSADEKDKVRRINALTEQFKNADKYIFVTPLWNFSVPPKMKAYIDTVAIAGQTFKYTEEGPVGLLGDKKALHIQARGGIYSEGPAAELEMGDRYIRNVMSFLGVNDMESLIAEGHAAMPDKAEQIKQDAIEKAKTIAKQF, via the coding sequence ATGGCAGAAGTACTTTACATTTCAGCAAATCCAAAATCGGTTGAGGATTCGTTCGGACTTTCTGTAGGGGAAGAATTCGTGAATGCCTACAGAGAGGCGAATCCAGAAGATGAAGTCATCCGTCTGGATCTTTACCAATATGACATTCCTTATATCGATACAGATGTATTCAATGGCTGGGGAAAATTGCAGCAAGGTACGGCATACGATGAGCTATCCGCCGACGAAAAGGATAAGGTAAGACGAATCAATGCTCTTACAGAACAGTTTAAAAATGCGGATAAATACATTTTCGTTACACCGCTCTGGAACTTCAGTGTCCCACCAAAAATGAAGGCGTATATCGATACAGTGGCAATTGCGGGTCAAACGTTCAAGTATACAGAAGAAGGGCCGGTCGGGCTTTTAGGAGATAAAAAAGCACTTCACATTCAAGCTCGTGGAGGGATTTATTCAGAAGGTCCTGCAGCAGAACTTGAAATGGGAGACCGTTACATTCGTAATGTTATGAGTTTTCTAGGTGTTAATGATATGGAATCCTTGATTGCAGAAGGACATGCAGCAATGCCAGATAAGGCAGAACAAATCAAACAAGATGCAATTGAAAAAGCAAAAACAATCGCAAAGCAATTTTAA